The following are from one region of the Pseudohongiella spirulinae genome:
- a CDS encoding BrnT family toxin gives MVDWTQIIGFDWDDGNARKSRDKHAVRQSKAEQVFFNQPLLIMPDHRHSQDETRYHALGVTDDRRQLHITFTLRGAGSLIRVISARNMHRKERKIYEQS, from the coding sequence ATGGTTGACTGGACGCAAATTATCGGGTTCGATTGGGATGACGGCAATGCTCGGAAAAGTAGGGATAAGCATGCCGTGCGCCAGTCGAAGGCAGAACAGGTGTTTTTCAACCAGCCTCTTCTGATTATGCCGGACCACAGGCATAGCCAAGATGAGACTCGATACCATGCGTTGGGCGTAACGGATGACCGACGGCAGCTGCACATTACATTTACCTTGCGAGGTGCTGGGAGCCTGATCCGAGTGATTTCCGCCCGTAATATGCACCGTAAGGAGCGGAAGATTTATGAGCAAAGCTAA
- a CDS encoding Txe/YoeB family addiction module toxin, whose amino-acid sequence MRSLVFEGKTWEAYEAMRQKDKKLHDATRKIIKELIRCDNPAVGLGKPEPLKHNLTGFWSRRISQKDRIVYRFDESSIYIFALGGHYDEP is encoded by the coding sequence ATGAGATCACTGGTATTTGAGGGCAAGACCTGGGAGGCGTATGAAGCCATGCGCCAAAAGGACAAAAAGCTGCACGATGCGACTCGCAAAATAATTAAAGAGCTCATTCGCTGCGACAACCCCGCTGTTGGATTGGGCAAACCTGAACCGTTGAAGCATAACCTGACCGGTTTTTGGTCCAGACGCATATCCCAGAAGGATAGGATTGTGTATCGGTTCGATGAATCATCAATCTATATCTTCGCTCTAGGTGGTCACTATGACGAGCCCTAA
- a CDS encoding type II toxin-antitoxin system Phd/YefM family antitoxin, giving the protein METVSVNKFRDNLKKLVEQSVSRHEPLRVSRRSGQDFVVMSAEDWEREQETLYVLQNSSLMRQLAESAKTHAERNGYTPTKEQMDEITGI; this is encoded by the coding sequence ATGGAAACAGTAAGTGTAAATAAGTTCAGGGATAACCTGAAAAAGCTTGTAGAACAAAGTGTTAGTAGACATGAGCCGCTCAGGGTCTCTCGTCGATCGGGGCAAGACTTTGTGGTGATGAGTGCTGAAGACTGGGAGCGCGAACAGGAAACATTGTATGTGCTGCAAAACAGTAGCTTGATGCGGCAACTGGCCGAGTCGGCCAAAACCCATGCTGAGCGTAATGGATACACGCCTACCAAAGAGCAAATGGATGAGATCACTGGTATTTGA
- a CDS encoding LysE family translocator yields MDLTLFLLLSFGLIIIPGPNVIVIVTTSIVHGKVRGLQTVSGTSAAMIVQLLVAAIGTTWFVTAVSEGLKWLKWLGVAYLLYLGYKQIRASMSGITLSSPSAVGSFQRGFWVSLTNPKTILFFGAFLPQFVSAQQSYLAQVAVLSGIFWLMAVALDSLYALFSSKIASKLKVAPDNRFVGIFSGSLFIGAGAALAAVGRE; encoded by the coding sequence ATGGATCTGACACTGTTTTTGTTGCTCTCTTTCGGCCTGATCATCATTCCAGGGCCTAATGTGATTGTCATCGTCACAACCAGTATTGTGCATGGCAAGGTCCGCGGGCTTCAGACTGTCTCCGGCACAAGTGCCGCTATGATCGTACAGCTGCTGGTTGCTGCCATAGGTACGACCTGGTTCGTCACTGCCGTTAGCGAAGGTCTGAAATGGCTCAAGTGGTTGGGCGTAGCCTATCTGCTCTATTTGGGTTACAAACAAATACGAGCCTCGATGAGCGGCATAACACTGAGTTCTCCCAGTGCAGTGGGTTCGTTTCAGCGGGGTTTCTGGGTTTCACTGACAAACCCCAAAACCATTCTGTTCTTTGGTGCGTTCCTGCCGCAATTCGTCTCAGCTCAACAGTCTTATCTGGCGCAAGTTGCCGTGCTGTCGGGTATATTCTGGTTAATGGCCGTGGCGCTCGATTCGCTTTATGCTTTGTTCAGTAGCAAAATTGCCAGCAAGCTCAAGGTCGCGCCGGACAATCGGTTTGTGGGTATCTTCAGTGGTAGTTTGTTTATTGGGGCCGGTGCTGCATTGGCGGCGGTGGGCCGTGAATAA
- a CDS encoding HEPN domain-containing protein — MDEHRLLLAKVQSQQFQAAFERCWNLNREFDLAPEYILGMPALMCAALSIEIGLKSLLIESGTRPKKEHNLRLLLNALPPAIKAAIVDEVKAKYPDFQSQIANAEKAFVTWRYFYESEEHIEVNILFVGALGAADQKQLNLKWEEFSK; from the coding sequence ATGGACGAGCATCGACTATTATTAGCCAAAGTTCAGTCTCAACAGTTCCAGGCAGCTTTCGAACGGTGTTGGAATTTGAATCGGGAGTTCGATTTAGCGCCCGAGTACATATTAGGCATGCCCGCTTTGATGTGTGCGGCTTTGAGTATAGAGATCGGTCTGAAATCTCTACTTATAGAATCTGGGACGAGACCAAAGAAGGAGCACAATTTGAGATTGCTGCTGAATGCTCTTCCGCCAGCTATCAAAGCTGCGATCGTGGATGAAGTGAAAGCCAAGTACCCGGACTTTCAATCACAGATCGCTAATGCAGAGAAAGCGTTTGTGACTTGGCGCTACTTTTATGAAAGCGAGGAGCATATTGAGGTGAACATCCTATTTGTAGGCGCACTCGGTGCTGCTGATCAGAAGCAACTCAACCTCAAATGGGAAGAATTCTCAAAGTGA
- a CDS encoding TIR domain-containing protein yields the protein MKIFVSWSGKRSKAVAELISDWLKCVIQASQPWISTRDIDRGAIWFSEISDKLKDVSVGVVCLTQENKEKPWILFETGALAKGLTTNRVCTFLIDLSPEDLQDPLAQFNHTMPDKGSVWELTRTINDCLAEKALDERILKQVFDTYWPQFDKNFKEALKDNPPGEVVPPRSEQDILSEILSNTRSLTHRIRDLESEVHIRSKNRFINSINSSEFDKNVIMKILNMAESGKFSEDEIMSSLIDYDMPESYARDLIKKTLINRGPSNRAKIANK from the coding sequence ATGAAAATATTTGTAAGCTGGTCAGGGAAGAGAAGTAAGGCCGTTGCCGAGTTAATCAGCGATTGGCTGAAGTGTGTCATTCAAGCCTCACAGCCATGGATTTCTACGCGAGATATTGATCGCGGAGCGATTTGGTTCTCAGAAATAAGCGACAAGTTAAAAGATGTGTCCGTAGGCGTAGTTTGCCTTACACAAGAAAACAAAGAAAAGCCATGGATCTTATTTGAAACAGGAGCCCTGGCTAAAGGCCTGACGACTAATAGAGTATGTACTTTTTTAATCGATCTAAGCCCTGAGGACTTGCAAGATCCTCTTGCTCAATTCAATCACACAATGCCAGACAAAGGCAGCGTATGGGAGTTAACTAGAACCATTAATGACTGTCTTGCAGAAAAAGCACTTGATGAAAGAATTTTGAAGCAGGTATTTGATACATACTGGCCTCAATTCGATAAGAATTTCAAGGAGGCTTTGAAAGATAACCCACCTGGGGAAGTTGTTCCCCCTCGCTCGGAGCAAGATATTCTTTCCGAAATATTATCAAACACAAGAAGTTTGACTCACAGAATTAGAGATCTTGAATCTGAAGTACATATAAGATCTAAAAACCGCTTTATCAACTCGATCAACTCATCAGAGTTCGATAAGAATGTGATCATGAAGATATTAAATATGGCTGAGTCAGGCAAATTCAGCGAGGATGAGATAATGTCGTCACTGATTGATTACGACATGCCAGAGTCCTATGCTCGTGACCTTATCAAAAAGACCTTAATCAATCGTGGCCCGAGTAATCGAGCAAAGATTGCTAACAAGTAA
- a CDS encoding HNH endonuclease gives MKNCIICREKTDDFSDEHVIPDSLGGYYHIYTVCKQCNSDLGSKVDSDLVNHKFSDFQRFLMGIKGKSGKIPNPFSGTHSFTDNPDQKVQVRLDEGRKTVPYIIPSVNQNNNNGVIDSVNIVVDATDEHKLDDIIKKTAKRIGVPYERISIGEKIVQSAPCPEVHIPLSIDLHDFKLGLLKIAYEFAIDTIPKYYDDQMAIDISKVLHSANHERSTDFVKIGNGFQHEVMQPFESLLDFESTKHYLILIQSDENLTCFVKLHKLFTVGVVLSENNYLDENFIVGINDIAGKSFFKINAFELIERTHDKPELRFQYWFKDQNSVDRYLNLQSDPNFAFYMEMNEIPFFNKDGSYAGKTVHQKISELVESARAGSLECGGISAGIELDEELYIKITPSNELLCVISVQEERRQVCKL, from the coding sequence GTGAAAAATTGCATAATTTGCAGAGAAAAAACAGATGATTTCTCAGACGAGCACGTAATTCCGGACTCTTTGGGGGGCTACTATCATATTTATACTGTATGCAAGCAATGTAATTCAGACTTGGGGTCAAAAGTAGATAGTGACTTAGTAAACCATAAATTCTCTGACTTTCAGCGCTTTTTGATGGGCATAAAAGGTAAGTCGGGAAAAATACCTAACCCTTTTTCTGGAACTCATTCATTTACTGATAATCCAGACCAAAAAGTTCAGGTTAGATTGGATGAAGGTCGAAAGACAGTTCCATATATCATCCCTAGCGTAAACCAAAATAATAACAACGGTGTAATTGATTCCGTCAATATTGTTGTAGATGCAACTGACGAGCATAAGCTTGATGACATAATAAAGAAAACGGCAAAAAGAATCGGCGTGCCATATGAGAGAATTTCAATTGGTGAAAAAATAGTTCAGTCAGCGCCATGCCCGGAAGTTCATATACCACTTTCAATAGACTTGCATGATTTTAAACTAGGATTGTTAAAAATAGCTTATGAGTTTGCCATAGATACAATACCAAAATATTACGATGACCAAATGGCAATTGATATCTCAAAAGTACTTCATAGTGCAAATCACGAAAGATCTACTGATTTTGTAAAGATTGGAAATGGATTTCAACATGAGGTCATGCAGCCCTTTGAGAGTCTTCTGGATTTTGAGAGCACAAAGCACTATTTGATACTTATTCAATCAGATGAAAACCTTACGTGCTTTGTAAAGTTACACAAGTTATTCACCGTTGGAGTTGTCCTTTCAGAGAATAACTACCTTGATGAGAACTTCATAGTTGGGATTAATGATATTGCAGGAAAATCATTTTTCAAAATAAACGCATTTGAGTTAATAGAAAGAACGCATGATAAACCAGAGCTAAGGTTTCAATACTGGTTCAAAGATCAGAATTCTGTAGATAGATATCTTAATCTGCAAAGCGATCCGAATTTTGCTTTCTACATGGAAATGAATGAAATCCCTTTCTTCAATAAGGATGGGAGTTATGCGGGTAAAACTGTACATCAGAAAATATCTGAATTAGTTGAAAGCGCTCGCGCAGGAAGTTTGGAGTGTGGCGGTATATCTGCTGGTATTGAATTGGATGAAGAGCTCTACATTAAAATAACTCCGTCTAATGAGCTTCTATGTGTAATATCAGTTCAAGAAGAGAGAAGGCAGGTGTGCAAATTGTGA
- a CDS encoding DUF7669 domain-containing protein encodes MKKSLPIWETIHLCAKEFDKSGNSPFTRGDIIKCVQSKIPNCKPDSINPIIQGLTDNLRGGAPGAAGKNLLHSVGRGLFVLRTSSSVGAVTGTTPNSRIVPEPLTKLSTNVESKQLDCIALGGIDFRLICQLSVENDESGNIREFRPQLNYAGAGSTPLNNYGNGLFCRFKIPTGLQKSGVYIIGTKSQPLYVGECVNLSARFNAGYGNISPKNCYVGGQETNCRINNLIFTTVSGGKDLFLWFFETQDYKSVEKSLRQSISFPWNRA; translated from the coding sequence ATGAAAAAAAGTCTGCCAATTTGGGAAACTATTCACCTCTGCGCCAAAGAGTTTGATAAAAGTGGAAATTCTCCCTTTACAAGGGGGGACATTATTAAGTGCGTTCAGAGTAAGATTCCTAACTGCAAACCTGATTCAATAAACCCAATTATTCAGGGTCTAACTGACAATCTGCGCGGGGGTGCGCCAGGAGCTGCAGGTAAAAACCTACTTCATAGCGTCGGACGAGGTTTATTTGTTCTCCGAACTTCAAGTAGCGTTGGAGCAGTTACTGGCACCACGCCTAACAGTCGAATTGTTCCTGAACCCCTGACCAAGCTATCTACGAATGTTGAATCAAAGCAACTGGATTGTATAGCACTTGGCGGAATTGACTTTAGGTTGATTTGTCAGCTGAGCGTTGAAAATGACGAATCGGGTAATATTCGCGAGTTCAGGCCACAGCTCAATTATGCTGGTGCTGGATCCACTCCACTTAACAATTACGGCAACGGTCTGTTTTGTAGGTTCAAAATTCCAACTGGGCTTCAAAAATCTGGCGTTTACATCATCGGCACAAAAAGTCAGCCCCTGTATGTTGGGGAATGTGTGAATCTCAGTGCTCGTTTCAACGCCGGATATGGGAATATTAGCCCTAAAAATTGCTACGTTGGCGGTCAGGAGACCAATTGTCGGATTAACAATTTGATCTTTACAACAGTGAGTGGCGGTAAGGATTTGTTTCTGTGGTTCTTTGAGACACAGGATTACAAGTCAGTTGAAAAAAGCCTACGACAATCTATCTCCTTTCCGTGGAACCGGGCATGA